Proteins encoded within one genomic window of Eurosta solidaginis isolate ZX-2024a chromosome 1, ASM4086904v1, whole genome shotgun sequence:
- the ATPsynCF6 gene encoding ATP synthase-coupling factor 6, mitochondrial produces the protein MMSQSILSSVRMLRIEARRNIGIVGPALNKVSDPIQQLFLDKVREYKKRSSGGKMVDPTPETERELKNELERVAKQYGGDGKIDMTKFPEFKFPEVKIDPITQAK, from the exons ATGATGTCGCAATCAATATTGTCCAGTGTACGCATGCTACGCATCGAGGCACGTCGTAATATTGGCATTGTAGGACCGGCGCTGAACAAGGTCTCAGATCCCATACAACAGCTGTTCTTGGATAAAGTGCGTGAATACAAGAAACGCAGCAG TGGTGGCAAAATGGTTGATCCTACACCCGAAACAGAACGCGAGTTAAAGAACGAATTGGAGCGCGTGGCTAAACAATACGGTGGTGATGGCAAGATCGATATGACTAAGTTCCCTGAATTCAAGTTTCCTGAAGTCAAGATCGATCCCATCACACAAGCTAAGTAA
- the PolE1 gene encoding DNA polymerase epsilon catalytic subunit 1, with protein MEESGGYKPKVLQNTGKFQSDTRAEGDDFFNEAGYRQSRENDKIDSKYGFNRVKDSIERTGYLINMHATEILDEDRRLVAALDLFFIQMDGSRFKCTVAYKPYILIRPEEKQTHEVARFLSRKYSGQLANVEHINKEDLDLPNHLIGKQQHFLKLSFLNQTAMTKVRRELAAAVRRNTEREKANTFYMQMLSSSLAASHTGHDEFKKQDYMDLILDIREHDVPYHVRVSIDLSIFCGQWYNIRSRSGGLELPIITPRPDLLERPEPVVLAFDIETTKLPLKFPDAQTDQIMMISYMIDGQGYLITNREIISTDVDDFEYTPKPEFEGHFIVFNEENEMHLIQKFFDHIMEVRPHIVVTYNGDFFDWPFVETRAAVYDLDMKQEIGFSKLRDGFYLSRPAIHMDCLCWVKRDSYLPVGSQGLKAVAKAKLRYDPVELDPEDMCRMAVEQPQVLSNYSVSDAVATYYLYMKYVHPFIFALNTIIPMEPDEILRKGSGTLCETLLMVQAYRAHIVYPNKQQSELNKLSNEGHVLDSETYVGGHVEALESGVFRADIPCRFRLDPQMVNQLKDNVTKVLVHAIEVEEGVPIDKVTNLEDISKEITQALQGLHDIPNRLEQPVIYHLDVGAMYPNIILTNRLQPSAMVSETDCAACDFNKPGAKCKRVMDWLWRGEMLPASRNEFQRIQQQLETEKFPPLFPSGPTRAFHELSREDQAAYEKKRLTDYCRKAYKKTKVTKLETRTSTICQKENSFYVDTVRAFRDRRYEYKGLTKVAKAAVNAALASGDAAEIKAAKGREVLYDSLQLAHKCILNSFYGYVMRRGARWHSMPMAGIVCYTGSNIITKAREIIERVGRPLELDTDGIWCILPGSFPQEFTVHTTHEKKKKVNISYPNAVLNTMVKDYFTNDQYHELVKPARDGKLPEYQIRDENSIFFEVDGPYLAMVLPAAKEEGKKLKKRYAVFNFDGSLAELKGFEVKRRGELQLIKNFQSSVFEAFLAGNTLEECYASVAKVADYWLDVLYSRGSNLPDSELFDLIAENKSMSKKLEDYGEQKSTSISTAKRLAEFLGDQIVKDAGLACKYIISKKPEGAPVTERAIPLAIFQSEPNVRRYHLRRWLKDSTMGDADIRDVLDWNYYIERLGGTIQKIITIPAALQGLSNPVPRVQHPDWLHKKILEKNDVLKQRRINEMFMPKAKTAREIRATSEVADMEDLVASQGAEGALGGRPVVTKRKRAHSGENEGDNESEAEKVPEATTWRQALGAPPPIGKTRAEIIEWVRFQKKKWEWQQARRQRVHQRNKRPRNEQSHATTMASARDGVTATGTIGGFLRRAQRALIDQIWHVLQIVPNDDLGHFTVWLMIGEELHRVKLIVPRIFYVNQRSVAPPEDGQMWKKVNRILPRARPVYNLYRYSVPEQVFKDNCLGMLADLATPDIEGIYETQMSLEFRALMNMGCMCSVQRQEAQRLATLATKDLEIFSIEQLEQRLQGHTYLRDAQHRVRKIFLYQHNTPTAKKEIWGLFLLSSRKALIFALDTVRTNQMPSMRTLYTAERLALIKTMKDVAEVERLPPEEFNFEVLIEVDVKQIYRHIQRALSSYKEEKRGPSMLYVQTATEARKLNSTMPILLDFPQARIHITDDASLLSGLDWQRQGSRALVRHFLHLNNVVELMLDQCRYFQVPIGNMPPDTVLFGADLFFARILQRNNFVLWWSNTTRPDLGGREADDSRLLAEFEESISVVQNRPGLFNDVCVELALDSLAVSSLLQSNRIQEMEGASSAVTFDVIPQASLEEMIGTVPAATLPSYDETALCSAAFRVLRHMVNGWLREVALNQNIFADFQLIHFYRWVRSSNALLYDPALRRTLNNLMRKMFLRIVAEFKRLGATIIYADFNRIILCSGKKTVSDALGYVEYVVESLRNKELFHSIQLSYEQCWNFMLWLDQANYAGIRGQLPPGVTSDTVLGGVDDDDENDGGKANGTSKSRRRLTGDHDADEDDIEEIQRADETEENGSTLAEGEQQLSLELNWTIGEHLPDENACREKFETLLTLFMQSLAEGKSTRQAMKDISHTAFDFVSKLHKNYGKGRPSPGLDLTRTLVKALSVDKTLAEDVNELRKNMLRLVGVGEFSDIAEWTDPSDTYNIAEVICKACNHCRDLDLCKDKHRAMKDGIPVWLCAQCFVAYENEEIEMRIIDVVQRKIMSYVLQDLRCLRCNEIKRENLAEYCPCAGEFVPLISGTEIKRLLQTFKRVAEYHKMQLLQETVEQIIETK; from the exons ATGGAGGAATCTGGAGGATACAAACCAAAAGTTCTACAAAACACAGGCAAATTTCAGTCAGATACACGCGCAGAAGG CGACGACTTCTTCAATGAGGCAGGGTATCGACAGTCGCGAGAAAATGACAAAATCGATTCCAAATATGGTTTCAATCGTGTGAAGGATAGTATAGAGCGCACTGGATATctaataaatatgcatgcg ACTGAAATATTAGATGAAGATCGTCGTTTGGTTGCTGCCTTAGATCTATTTTTCATACAAATGGATGGTTCGCGTTTCAAATGCACCGTCGCTTATAAACCCTATATCTTGATACGCCCTGAAGAAAAACAGACACATGAAGTGGCACGTTTTCTTAGTCGCAAATACTCGGGTCAATTGGCTAATGTAGAACATATAAATAAGGAAGATCTTGATTTACCAAATCATTTAATAGGCAAGCAGCAACATTTTCTAAAGTTGTCATTTTTAAATCAGACTGCTATGACAAAGGTGCGCCGCGAGTTGGCGGCAGCAGTTAGACGAAATACAGAGCGTGAGAAGGCTAACACTTTTTATATGCAAATGTTATCATCCTCATTAGCGGCATCTCATACTGGCCATGATGAATTCAAAAAACAAGATTATATGGATCTCATATTGGATATACGTGAGCATGATGTACCTTATCATGTACGTGTATCCATTGATTTGAGCATCTTTTGTGGTCAATGGTATAATATACGTAGTCGTAGCGGTGGTTTGGAGTTGCCAATAATAACACCACGTCCTGATTTACTCGAACGGCCCGAACCTGTAGTATTGGCTTTTGATATTGAAACAACTAAATTGCCACTAAAATTTCCCGATGCACAAACAGATCAAATTATGATGATATCATATATGATCGATGGTCAGGGATATCTAATAACAAATCGTGAAATTATTTCAACAGATGTTGATGATTTTGAATATACGCCTAAACCGGAGTTTGAAGGTCATTTTATAGTGTTTAACGAAGAAAATGAAATGCATTTAATACAGAAATTTTTCGACCACATAATGGAGGTACGCCCACATATTGTTGTGACTTATAATGGTGACTTTTTCGATTGGCCATTTGTTGAAACGCGCGCAGCTGTTTATGATTTAGATATGAAACAAGAGATTGGATTTTCGAAACTGAGAGATGGTTTTTATTTGAGTAGACCGGCGATACATATGGATTGCTTGTGCTGG GTCAAACGTGACTCCTATCTACCAGTTGGGTCACAAGGTCTCAAAGCTGTTGCCAAAGCTAAATTACGTTACGATCCAGTTGAGCTAGATCCCGAAGATATGTGTCGTATGGCTGTTGAACAACCGCAAGTGCTTTCAAATTATTCTGTATCTGATGCTGTTGCTACATactatttatatatgaaatatgtaCACCCCTTCATTTTTGCTTTAAACACAATTATTCCTATGGAACCTGATGAAATTTTGCGGAAAGGTTCCGGTACGCTATGTGAGACTTTGCTTATGGTACAAGCATATCGTGCGCATATTGTTTATCCTAATAAACAACAGAGTGAACTAAACAAATTATCGAATGAAGGTCATGTATTGGATTCAGAAACATATGTTGGTGGGCATGTTGAAGCTTTGGAATCGGGTGTATTTCGTGCTGATATACCATGTCGGTTTCGTCTTGATCCACAAATGGTTAATCAGCTAAAAGATAATGTAACTAAGGTATTGGTTCATGCAATTGAAGTTGAAGAGGGTGTGCCAATTGATAAAGTAACAAATTTAGAAGATATAAGTAAGGAAATAACGCAGGCTTtgcaag GACTTCACGATATACCCAACCGACTGGAACAACCAGTTATTTATCACTTGGACGTAGGCGCTATGTATCCCAATATTATTCTAACAAATCGTTTGCAACCATCTGCCATGGTGAGCGAAACTGATTGCGCTGCATGTGATTTTAATAAGCCTGGTGCCAAATGTAAACGCGTCATGGATTGGTTGTGGCGTGGAGAAATGTTACCGGCTAGCCGAAATGAATTTCAACGTATACAACAACAGCTCGAAACAGAAAAGTTTCCACCACTCTTTCCAAGCGGTCCAACACGCGCATTTCATGAGTTATCGCGTGAAGATCAAGCAGCCTACGAAAAGAAGCGACTCACAGACTACTGTCGCAAAGCTTATAAAAAGACAAAAGTAACCAAATTAGAAACGCGCACTTCCACTATATGCCAAAAAGAGAACAGTTTTTATGTGGACACAGTTCGCGCCTTTCGTGATCGCCGTTACGAGTATAAAGGTTTAACGAAAGTGGCAAAAGCAGCAGTGAATGCTGCCCTCGCTTCAGGTGATGCGGCAGAAATCAAAGCGGCGAAGGGTAGAGAGGTACTCTACGACTCGCTGCAGTTAGCGCATAAATGTATTTTAAACTCTTTCTATGGTTATGTAATGAGACGCGGTGCACGCTGGCATTCTATGCCTATGGCTGGTATAGTTTGTTACACCGGCTCCAATATTATAACAAAAGCGCGCGAGATAATAGAACGTGTGGGACGTCCGCTGGAATTGGATACTGATGGTATTTGGTGTATATTGCCGGGTTCGTTTCCACAAGAATTTACAGTGCATACGACGCATGAGAAGAAAAAGAAAGTTAATATTTCGTATCCCAATGCTGTGCTAAATACAATGGTAAAAGATTATTTCACCAACGACCAATACCATGAGCTGGTGAAACCAGCGCGTGATGGTAAACTGCCTGAATATCAAATACGGGACGAGAACTCTATCTTTTTCGAAGTGGATGGTCCATATTTGGCAATGGTTTTGCCGGCAGCTAAAGAAGAaggtaaaaagttaaaaaaacgtTATGCAGTATTTAACTTCGATGGCTCACTTGCTGAGTTGAAGGGTTTTGAGGTTAAGCGCCGTGGTGAATTGCagttaatcaaaaattttcaaagttcagTATTTGAAGCGTTCTTAGCTGGAAATACTTTGGAGGAATGTTATGCTTCAGTTGCAAAAGTGGCCGACTACTGGTTGGATGTGTTATATAGTCGTGGCTCCAACTTGCCCGACTCTGAACTTTTTGATTTGATTGCAGAGAATAAGTCGATGTCTAAAAAGTTGGAGGACTATGGTGAACAAAAGAGTACATCAATCTCTACAGCTAAGCGTTTAGCTGAGTTTTTGGGCGATCAAATTGTAAAAGATGCTGGCCTGGCTTGCAAATATATCATCTCTAAAAAACCCGAAGGAGCACCAGTCACAGAACGCGCTATACCGCTTGCGATTTTTCAGTCTGAACCCAATGTGCGGCGCTACCATCTGCGACGTTGGCTCAAGGATAGTACAATGGGCGATGCAGATATACGCGATGTGCTCGACTGGAATTATTACATAGAACGTCTAGGCGGTACCATACAAAAGATTATCACCATACCAGCAGCATTACAGGGGCTCTCAAATCCCGTGCCACGCGTTCAACATCCCGACTGGCTGCATAAGAAAATCCTGGAAAAGAATGATGTGCTCAAACAGCGACGTATTAACGAAATGTTTATGCCTAAAGCGAAAACGGCGCGTGAAATACGTGCTACCAGTGAGGTAGCTGATATGGAGGACTTAGTTGCAAGCCAAGGCGCTGAGGGCGCACTGGGTGGACGGCCGGTGGTAACAAAGCGTAAGCGAGCGCATTCTGGTGAAAATGAAGGAGATAACGAGAGTGAAGCAGAAAAAGTGCCAGAGGCTACAACTTGGCGTCAAGCACTTGGTGCGCCACCACCCATCGGCAAGACGCGCGCTGAAATTATAGAATGGGtgcgttttcaaaagaaaaagtgGGAATGGCAGCAAGCACGTCGTCAGCGGGTGCATCAAAGAAATAAGCGTCCACGCAATGAGCAAAGTCACGCGACAACAATGGCCAGCGCAAGAGATGGCGTTACAGCAACGGGTACAATAGGCGGTTTCCTAAGACGCGCACAACGCGCGCTCATCGATCAAATTTGGCATGTACTACAAATTGTGCCAAACGATGATTTGGGGCACTTTACGGTATGGCTAATGATTGGCGAAGAGCTGCATCGTGTCAAGTTAATTGTACCGCGCATATTTTATGTGAATCAACGCAGCGTTGCGCCACCTGAAGACGGGCAAATGTGGAAAAAAGTTAATCGCATACTGCCGCGCGCGCGTCCTGTATACAATCTCTATCGCTACAGTGTGCCTGAGCAAGTATTCAAAGATAATTGTTTGGGTATGTTGGCTGATTTGGCAACGCCCGATATAGAGGGTATTTATGAAACGCAAATGTCTTTAGAGTTTCGCGCGCTCATGAATATGGGTTGCATGTGCTCGGTACAGCGTCAGGAAGCGCAACGTTTAGCTACGCTAGCTACTAAAGATTTGGAAATTTTTTCAATAGAACAACTCGAGCAACGTTTGCAAGGACATACTTATTTACGAGACGCACAACATAGAGTACGTAAAATTTTCCTCTACCAACATAATACACCAacagcgaaaaaagaaatttgggGTTTATTTTTGCTATCCAGCCGTAAGGCTTTAATATTCGCGCTCGATACGGTGCGCACAAATCAAATGCCAAGTATGCGCACGCTTTATACCGCTGAGCGCTTGGCTTTAATTAAGACTATGAAAGATGTGGCAGAAGTGGAGCGTTTACCGCCGGAAGAATTTAATTTTGAGGTGCTTATCGAGGTAGATGTGAAACAGATTTATCGGCATATACAACGCGCGCTCAGCAGTTACAAGGAAGAAAAACGCGGCCCCTCAATGTTGTATGTGCAAACGGCAACGGAGGCGCGAAAATTGAATTCAACAATGCCAATTTTACTCGACTTCCCGCAGGCGCGTATTCATATTACTGACGATGCTTCGCTTTTGTCAGGTTTGGATTGGCAGCGGCAGGGTTCGCGTGCGCTGGTACGACATTTTTTGCATTTAAACAATGTGGTGGAGCTGATGTTGGATCAGTGCCGCTATTTTCAG GTCCCAATCGGTAACATGCCACCTGACACCGTACTCTTTGGCGCAGATCTCTTTTTTGCGCGTATTTTACAACGTAACAACTTCGTGCTTTGGTGGTCCAACACCACTCGTCCTGACTTAGGCGGGCGCGAGGCTGATGACAGTCGTCTGTTAGCTGAATTTGAAGAGAGCATTTCTGTTGTACAAAATCGTCCAGGTTTATTTAATGATGTATGCGTTGAACTGGCGCTGGATAGCTTGGCTGTAAGCTCATTACTACAATCGAATCGCATACAAGAAATGGAAGGCGCCAGCTCAGCTGTAACTTTTGATGTTATACCACAAGCTTCGTTAGAGGAAATGATTGGTACTGTACCTGCGGCAACGCTACCAAGCTATGATGAAACTGCACTCTGTTCGGCTGCCTTCCGCGTCTTGCGTCACATGGTCAATGGATGGCTGCGTGAAGTAGCgctaaatcaaaatattttcgctGACTTTCAATTGATACACTTTTACCGTTGGGTGCGATCATCAAATGCGCTACTCTACGATCCGGCGCTAAGACGTACCCTAAACAATTTAATGCGTAAAATGTTTTTACGTATTGTGGCTGAATTCAAACGTTTGGGTGCTACAATTATTTATGCGGACTTCAATCGTATCATATTATGCTCAGGCAAGAAAACGGTATCGGATGCTTTGGGTTATGTGGAATATGTGGTGGAGAGTTTGCGTAATAAAGAACTTTTTCATTCCATACAACTCTCCTATGAACAATGTTGGAATTTTATGCTTTGGTTGGATCAGGCTAATTATGCTGGCATCCGAGGTCAGCTACCACCAGGTGTCACAAGTGATACAGTCTTGGGAGGTGTGGATGATGATGACGAAAACGATGGAGGAAAAGCGAATGGCACATCGAAATCTAGGAGACGCTTGACTGGTGACCATGATGCAGATGAAGATGACATTGAAGAAATTCAACGCGCTGATGAAACTGAAGAAAATGGTTCTACCCTCGCTGAAGGCGAACAACAGTTATCATTGGAACTCAACTGGACTATAGGCGAACATTTACCTGATGAGAATGCATGCCGTGAAAAATTCGAAACTCTTCTCACCCTTTTCATGCAATCGTTGGCGGAGGGCAAGAGCACACGCCAAGCTATGAAAGATATTTCACATACTGCATTTGATTTTGTATCGAAATTACATAAAAATTATGGAAAAGGGCGTCCAAGTCCTGGCTTGGATTTAACTCGTACGTTGGTTAAAGCTTTGAGTGTTGACAAGACCTTAGCGGAGGACGTGAATGAATTGCGAAAGAATATGTTGCGTCTTGTAGGTGTTGGCGAATTTTCCGATATAGCTGAGTGGACAGATCCAAGTGATACCTACAATATTGCTGAAGTTATTTGCAAGGCCTGCAATCATTGCCGCGATTTAGACTTGTGCAAGGATAAACATCGCGCTATGAAGGATGGCAT TCCCGTTTGGCTGTGCGCCCAATGTTTTGTGGCCTATGAAAATGAAGAAATCGAAATGCGCATTATTGACGTGGTACAACGTAAAATTATGTCCTATGTGCTGCAGGATTTGCGATGTCTGCGGTGTAATGAAATTAAACGTGAAAATCTTGCCGAATATTGTCCATGCGCAGGCGAGTTTGTGCCACTTATCAGCGGTACCGAAATCAAAAGGCTATTGCAGACATTCAAGCGCGTGGCGGAATATCATAAAATGCAGTTACTGCAGGAGACAGTCGAGCAGATTATAGAAACAAAATAA